The proteins below come from a single Tachypleus tridentatus isolate NWPU-2018 chromosome 13, ASM421037v1, whole genome shotgun sequence genomic window:
- the LOC143239542 gene encoding protein cereblon-like isoform X4, producing MEDERLVISLLGRRDEDSDSSDAVKDDMVDKSDKEKGKNRDISYDISLPSQHTYLGDDLEELTGRTLLDDNSCPNLPLLPLPGIVLVPGQTIPLQLFEPSAISMVKRIIEKDHTLGIINSRYQALSPGVVCVGTTAEIRSYREEADENIGLSTLRLKAEGRQRFEILEARRQIDGVVMAKVRILPEIMVDDPGGGIRLSCLDRFRTLPLSTMDTNTRSSGLDSDRFNSPLRRKYDRFDFANYTRWPRWVYHQYDAMLIVQRIIQELQKWNCFIPTDRTPRTPLDFSYWVASNLPLDDNKRLCLLGLNNAIQRLRCELSMLKRYRTLCCRNTMCNMDIANRYDTFSMSLEGPQGTYVNPSGYVHEIITTYKARGLSLFGSPSTEQSWFPGISS from the exons ATGACATGGTGGATAAAAGTGATAAGGAAAAGGGTAAAAATCGAGACATTTCCTATGACATCTCCCTTCCATCACAGCACACA TATTTGGGTGATGACTTGGAAGAATTGACTGGAAGAACATTACTAGATGACAACAGTTGTCCAAACCTACCACTTCTTCCACTGCCAGGGATTGTACTTGTACCAGGTCAAACAATTCCACTACAGCTATTTGAACCCTCAGCTATTAGTATGGTGAAACGAATTATAGAAAAGGATCATACACTCGGTATAATCAATTCTAG ATATCAAGCCCTTTCACCAGGTGTAGTGTGTGTTGGAACTACAGCTGAGATAAGATCTTACAGAGAAGAAGCTGATGAAAACATTGGACTGTCTACTTTGAGACTCAAAGCAGAAGGTCGACAACGATTTGAGATTTTAGAAGCAAGACGACAGATTGATGG tGTGGTAATGGCCAAAGTAAGGATTCTTCCAGAAATAATGGTGGATGACCCTGGAGGAGGGATTAGACTTAGCTGTCTTGACAGGTTTAGAACTCTACCACTGTCCACAATGGATACAAACACACGTAGCTCAGGCCTTGATTCTGATAGATTTAATTCACCCCTAAGAAGGAAG TACGACAGGTTTGACTTTGCTAATTATACGAGGTGGCCACGATGGGTTTATCACCAATATGATGCT atgTTGATAGTACAGAGAATCATACAGGAACTTCAGAAGTGGAACTGTTTTATACCTACAGACAGAACTCCAAGAACTCCCTTGGACTTCTCTTACTGGGTCGCATCTAACTTACCACTAGACGACAACAAACGGCTTTGTCTGCTTGGTTTAAATAATGCCATTCAGCGATTGAGATGTGAACTATCAATGTTGAAAAGG TACAGAACACTTTGCTGTCGAAACACAATGTGTAACATGGATATTGCTAACCGGTATGACACTTTTAGCATGTCCTTGGAAGGTCCCCAAGGGACTTATGTGAACCCAAGTGGTTACGTGCATGAGATTATAACAACTTATAAAGCTCGGGGACTGTCATTATTTGGAAGTCCTTCAACAGAACAAAGTTGGTTTCCTGG GATCAGTAGTTAA
- the LOC143239542 gene encoding protein cereblon-like isoform X3, translating into MLLKYLGDDLEELTGRTLLDDNSCPNLPLLPLPGIVLVPGQTIPLQLFEPSAISMVKRIIEKDHTLGIINSRYQALSPGVVCVGTTAEIRSYREEADENIGLSTLRLKAEGRQRFEILEARRQIDGVVMAKVRILPEIMVDDPGGGIRLSCLDRFRTLPLSTMDTNTRSSGLDSDRFNSPLRRKYDRFDFANYTRWPRWVYHQYDAMLIVQRIIQELQKWNCFIPTDRTPRTPLDFSYWVASNLPLDDNKRLCLLGLNNAIQRLRCELSMLKRYRTLCCRNTMCNMDIANRYDTFSMSLEGPQGTYVNPSGYVHEIITTYKARGLSLFGSPSTEQSWFPGYAWTAASCSGCDNHVGWKFTTTNCKLEPQQFWGLCRASLRPAFSSDGKDELWEPNI; encoded by the exons TATTTGGGTGATGACTTGGAAGAATTGACTGGAAGAACATTACTAGATGACAACAGTTGTCCAAACCTACCACTTCTTCCACTGCCAGGGATTGTACTTGTACCAGGTCAAACAATTCCACTACAGCTATTTGAACCCTCAGCTATTAGTATGGTGAAACGAATTATAGAAAAGGATCATACACTCGGTATAATCAATTCTAG ATATCAAGCCCTTTCACCAGGTGTAGTGTGTGTTGGAACTACAGCTGAGATAAGATCTTACAGAGAAGAAGCTGATGAAAACATTGGACTGTCTACTTTGAGACTCAAAGCAGAAGGTCGACAACGATTTGAGATTTTAGAAGCAAGACGACAGATTGATGG tGTGGTAATGGCCAAAGTAAGGATTCTTCCAGAAATAATGGTGGATGACCCTGGAGGAGGGATTAGACTTAGCTGTCTTGACAGGTTTAGAACTCTACCACTGTCCACAATGGATACAAACACACGTAGCTCAGGCCTTGATTCTGATAGATTTAATTCACCCCTAAGAAGGAAG TACGACAGGTTTGACTTTGCTAATTATACGAGGTGGCCACGATGGGTTTATCACCAATATGATGCT atgTTGATAGTACAGAGAATCATACAGGAACTTCAGAAGTGGAACTGTTTTATACCTACAGACAGAACTCCAAGAACTCCCTTGGACTTCTCTTACTGGGTCGCATCTAACTTACCACTAGACGACAACAAACGGCTTTGTCTGCTTGGTTTAAATAATGCCATTCAGCGATTGAGATGTGAACTATCAATGTTGAAAAGG TACAGAACACTTTGCTGTCGAAACACAATGTGTAACATGGATATTGCTAACCGGTATGACACTTTTAGCATGTCCTTGGAAGGTCCCCAAGGGACTTATGTGAACCCAAGTGGTTACGTGCATGAGATTATAACAACTTATAAAGCTCGGGGACTGTCATTATTTGGAAGTCCTTCAACAGAACAAAGTTGGTTTCCTGG GTATGCTTGGACTGCTGCTTCATGCAGTGGATGCGATAACCATGTTGGGTGGAAATTTACTACCACTAACTGCAAACTGGAGCCACAGCAGTTCTGGGGATTATGTCGAGCTTCTCTGAGGCCTGCGTTCAGCTCTGATGGCAAAGATGAGCTGTGGGAACCAAACATCTAA
- the LOC143239542 gene encoding protein cereblon-like isoform X1 produces MEDERLVISLLGRRDEDSDSSDAVKDDMVDKSDKEKGKNRDISYDISLPSQHTYLGDDLEELTGRTLLDDNSCPNLPLLPLPGIVLVPGQTIPLQLFEPSAISMVKRIIEKDHTLGIINSRYQALSPGVVCVGTTAEIRSYREEADENIGLSTLRLKAEGRQRFEILEARRQIDGVVMAKVRILPEIMVDDPGGGIRLSCLDRFRTLPLSTMDTNTRSSGLDSDRFNSPLRRKYDRFDFANYTRWPRWVYHQYDAMLIVQRIIQELQKWNCFIPTDRTPRTPLDFSYWVASNLPLDDNKRLCLLGLNNAIQRLRCELSMLKRYRTLCCRNTMCNMDIANRYDTFSMSLEGPQGTYVNPSGYVHEIITTYKARGLSLFGSPSTEQSWFPGYAWTAASCSGCDNHVGWKFTTTNCKLEPQQFWGLCRASLRPAFSSDGKDELWEPNI; encoded by the exons ATGACATGGTGGATAAAAGTGATAAGGAAAAGGGTAAAAATCGAGACATTTCCTATGACATCTCCCTTCCATCACAGCACACA TATTTGGGTGATGACTTGGAAGAATTGACTGGAAGAACATTACTAGATGACAACAGTTGTCCAAACCTACCACTTCTTCCACTGCCAGGGATTGTACTTGTACCAGGTCAAACAATTCCACTACAGCTATTTGAACCCTCAGCTATTAGTATGGTGAAACGAATTATAGAAAAGGATCATACACTCGGTATAATCAATTCTAG ATATCAAGCCCTTTCACCAGGTGTAGTGTGTGTTGGAACTACAGCTGAGATAAGATCTTACAGAGAAGAAGCTGATGAAAACATTGGACTGTCTACTTTGAGACTCAAAGCAGAAGGTCGACAACGATTTGAGATTTTAGAAGCAAGACGACAGATTGATGG tGTGGTAATGGCCAAAGTAAGGATTCTTCCAGAAATAATGGTGGATGACCCTGGAGGAGGGATTAGACTTAGCTGTCTTGACAGGTTTAGAACTCTACCACTGTCCACAATGGATACAAACACACGTAGCTCAGGCCTTGATTCTGATAGATTTAATTCACCCCTAAGAAGGAAG TACGACAGGTTTGACTTTGCTAATTATACGAGGTGGCCACGATGGGTTTATCACCAATATGATGCT atgTTGATAGTACAGAGAATCATACAGGAACTTCAGAAGTGGAACTGTTTTATACCTACAGACAGAACTCCAAGAACTCCCTTGGACTTCTCTTACTGGGTCGCATCTAACTTACCACTAGACGACAACAAACGGCTTTGTCTGCTTGGTTTAAATAATGCCATTCAGCGATTGAGATGTGAACTATCAATGTTGAAAAGG TACAGAACACTTTGCTGTCGAAACACAATGTGTAACATGGATATTGCTAACCGGTATGACACTTTTAGCATGTCCTTGGAAGGTCCCCAAGGGACTTATGTGAACCCAAGTGGTTACGTGCATGAGATTATAACAACTTATAAAGCTCGGGGACTGTCATTATTTGGAAGTCCTTCAACAGAACAAAGTTGGTTTCCTGG GTATGCTTGGACTGCTGCTTCATGCAGTGGATGCGATAACCATGTTGGGTGGAAATTTACTACCACTAACTGCAAACTGGAGCCACAGCAGTTCTGGGGATTATGTCGAGCTTCTCTGAGGCCTGCGTTCAGCTCTGATGGCAAAGATGAGCTGTGGGAACCAAACATCTAA
- the LOC143239542 gene encoding protein cereblon-like isoform X2, with protein MVDKSDKEKGKNRDISYDISLPSQHTYLGDDLEELTGRTLLDDNSCPNLPLLPLPGIVLVPGQTIPLQLFEPSAISMVKRIIEKDHTLGIINSRYQALSPGVVCVGTTAEIRSYREEADENIGLSTLRLKAEGRQRFEILEARRQIDGVVMAKVRILPEIMVDDPGGGIRLSCLDRFRTLPLSTMDTNTRSSGLDSDRFNSPLRRKYDRFDFANYTRWPRWVYHQYDAMLIVQRIIQELQKWNCFIPTDRTPRTPLDFSYWVASNLPLDDNKRLCLLGLNNAIQRLRCELSMLKRYRTLCCRNTMCNMDIANRYDTFSMSLEGPQGTYVNPSGYVHEIITTYKARGLSLFGSPSTEQSWFPGYAWTAASCSGCDNHVGWKFTTTNCKLEPQQFWGLCRASLRPAFSSDGKDELWEPNI; from the exons ATGGTGGATAAAAGTGATAAGGAAAAGGGTAAAAATCGAGACATTTCCTATGACATCTCCCTTCCATCACAGCACACA TATTTGGGTGATGACTTGGAAGAATTGACTGGAAGAACATTACTAGATGACAACAGTTGTCCAAACCTACCACTTCTTCCACTGCCAGGGATTGTACTTGTACCAGGTCAAACAATTCCACTACAGCTATTTGAACCCTCAGCTATTAGTATGGTGAAACGAATTATAGAAAAGGATCATACACTCGGTATAATCAATTCTAG ATATCAAGCCCTTTCACCAGGTGTAGTGTGTGTTGGAACTACAGCTGAGATAAGATCTTACAGAGAAGAAGCTGATGAAAACATTGGACTGTCTACTTTGAGACTCAAAGCAGAAGGTCGACAACGATTTGAGATTTTAGAAGCAAGACGACAGATTGATGG tGTGGTAATGGCCAAAGTAAGGATTCTTCCAGAAATAATGGTGGATGACCCTGGAGGAGGGATTAGACTTAGCTGTCTTGACAGGTTTAGAACTCTACCACTGTCCACAATGGATACAAACACACGTAGCTCAGGCCTTGATTCTGATAGATTTAATTCACCCCTAAGAAGGAAG TACGACAGGTTTGACTTTGCTAATTATACGAGGTGGCCACGATGGGTTTATCACCAATATGATGCT atgTTGATAGTACAGAGAATCATACAGGAACTTCAGAAGTGGAACTGTTTTATACCTACAGACAGAACTCCAAGAACTCCCTTGGACTTCTCTTACTGGGTCGCATCTAACTTACCACTAGACGACAACAAACGGCTTTGTCTGCTTGGTTTAAATAATGCCATTCAGCGATTGAGATGTGAACTATCAATGTTGAAAAGG TACAGAACACTTTGCTGTCGAAACACAATGTGTAACATGGATATTGCTAACCGGTATGACACTTTTAGCATGTCCTTGGAAGGTCCCCAAGGGACTTATGTGAACCCAAGTGGTTACGTGCATGAGATTATAACAACTTATAAAGCTCGGGGACTGTCATTATTTGGAAGTCCTTCAACAGAACAAAGTTGGTTTCCTGG GTATGCTTGGACTGCTGCTTCATGCAGTGGATGCGATAACCATGTTGGGTGGAAATTTACTACCACTAACTGCAAACTGGAGCCACAGCAGTTCTGGGGATTATGTCGAGCTTCTCTGAGGCCTGCGTTCAGCTCTGATGGCAAAGATGAGCTGTGGGAACCAAACATCTAA